A single window of Corallococcus soli DNA harbors:
- the tnpB gene encoding IS66 family insertion sequence element accessory protein TnpB (TnpB, as the term is used for proteins encoded by IS66 family insertion elements, is considered an accessory protein, since TnpC, encoded by a neighboring gene, is a DDE family transposase.) produces the protein MFALPASVRVVLATEPVDMRKSIDGLMALVRTAWGEDVYSGHLFAFVSRRGDRIKVLTWSRGGFVLLYKRLETGRFRLPRVDAE, from the coding sequence GTGTTCGCGCTTCCCGCGTCGGTGCGCGTGGTGCTGGCCACGGAGCCCGTGGACATGCGCAAGTCGATTGATGGCCTCATGGCGCTGGTGCGCACGGCCTGGGGCGAGGACGTCTACTCGGGCCACCTCTTCGCCTTCGTCTCCAGGCGGGGCGACCGCATCAAGGTGCTGACGTGGAGCCGGGGCGGCTTCGTGCTGCTCTACAAGCGGCTGGAGACGGGAAGATTCCGCCTGCCGCGCGTGGACGCGGAG